The Anopheles coustani unplaced genomic scaffold, idAnoCousDA_361_x.2 U_95, whole genome shotgun sequence region tccagcagaagcagcaggacACCTCTCCACGCAGAGCACGGCATTTGGATTACCTCGGGCAATTTACCACGGATATTCGTCACGTAGCAGGAGAACAGAACACCACGGCCGACCTTTTATCACGCATCGAGGTGATACAAGTAAGCCCTACTATTGATTTTGAAAAGATGGCAGAGGAACAAGACCGCGACACTGAACTGGCAGACATAATCAGTGGCAAGATAGTTTCCGACCTTTGCCTACGGAAAACACAGATCCCCGGAAGCACTAAGTCTCTTTACGCCGATTGCCCTACTGGAATAATCCGACCATACGTACCTAAGCCATTTCAGCCGCAAGTTATGCATGCCGTCCACGATTTGAGTCACCCAGGAGCCAGAGCCACCGCAAAACTGTTAACGGAGCGATTCGTTTGGCGAGGCATCAAGCGGGATGCTCAACAATTCGTAAAAACCTGCGTGGCATGCCAACAAGCCAAAGTCATACGTCACACCAAGAGCCCTCTGCAAACATACCCAGCGACGACAGCCCGATTTTCACACATAAACGTCGATATCATTGGACCTTTTCCGGTGAGCAACGGTCAACGGTATTGCCTGACCATAATCGATCGTTTCACGCGTTGGCCAGAAGCAGTTCCTATACCAGACATAACAGCCGCAACTGTTGTCTCAGCCCTCCTGTACCACTGGATCTCGCGTTTTGGCGTCCCTTCCTACATAACCACTGATCAAGGAAGACAATTCGAGTCAGGCCTGTTCAGTGAGTTGACACGGACCCTTGGAACGCGGCACATCCGGACAACGGCATACCATCCACAAGCAAACGGGATGGTTGAGCGTTGGCACCGCACCCTCAAAGCAGCAATTGTTTGCAAAGACACAACCAGGTGGAGCGAACACTTACCACTTATCCTGCTAGGCCTACGGACTACCTTCAAGAGCGACATCCAAGCATCACCCGCCGAATTGGTGTACGGAACTACGCTGAGGATTCCCGCCGAGTTCCTAGTTGAAGAGTCCCGGTCAGCTGCAGCTGATCAATCGGACTTTGCCAGGACGCTCCGGGAAGGGATGAGCCACATTCGCCCGCCAAATACCTCGTGGCACGCTGACAACCCTACCTTCATCCACGCCGACCTAAGCAAGTGTAGCCATGTATTCATACGTAACGACACCGTCCGCCCTGCACTAACCACACCATACCATGGTCCGTACCCGGTAATTAATCGTAAATCGAAGTCTTTTCAGGTTCGACTCAACGATCGACCTTCATGGGTCTCCGTGGATCGCCTGAAACCAGCGTACATCGCCAACGATTCGAGTAGTACTCCGCAACCTACCAACTTCCAACGGGACTCTTCGCCCTTACCGATGCTACAACAGAAGACCACATCCAATGCGGCAGCGACTCCAGCCACAGAGCAGAAAACACCGACCGTTGTTACCAGATCGCAACGGAAGGTCATCATC contains the following coding sequences:
- the LOC131271165 gene encoding uncharacterized protein LOC131271165 encodes the protein MVERWHRTLKAAIVCKDTTRWSEHLPLILLGLRTTFKSDIQASPAELVYGTTLRIPAEFLVEESRSAAADQSDFARTLREGMSHIRPPNTSWHADNPTFIHADLSKCSHVFIRNDTVRPALTTPYHGPYPVINRKSKSFQVRLNDRPSWVSVDRLKPAYIANDSSSTPQPTNFQRDSSPLPMLQQKTTSNAAATPATEQKTPTVVTRSQRKVIIPARYR